The Seleniivibrio woodruffii genome window below encodes:
- a CDS encoding gamma-glutamylcyclotransferase family protein codes for MKKIFVYGSLMSGLDTDGNMNGAKLVHADCRTLHKYAMYIYEDYPFIFEGRSNYQIKGELYEVPADVLKHLDAYEGDFYFRKLAEIECGEETVSAFVYFGRGHFFGMKEVKGGDYRAFRGKDGN; via the coding sequence ATGAAAAAAATCTTCGTATACGGATCGCTCATGTCGGGGCTTGACACCGACGGCAACATGAACGGCGCAAAACTTGTTCATGCCGACTGCCGTACTCTGCACAAGTATGCAATGTATATCTATGAGGACTATCCTTTCATTTTTGAGGGCAGAAGCAATTATCAGATTAAGGGCGAGCTTTACGAGGTGCCGGCCGATGTGCTAAAACATCTGGATGCTTACGAAGGGGATTTCTATTTCCGCAAACTTGCTGAGATTGAGTGCGGAGAAGAGACCGTATCGGCATTCGTATATTTCGGCCGTGGCCACTTTTTCGGAATGAAAGAGGTGAAGGGCGGCGACTACAGAGCATTCCGGGGGAAAGATGGAAACTAA
- a CDS encoding ATP-binding cassette domain-containing protein yields the protein MDRADHAVVADSVCKRYGASVAADNVSLKVSRGQIYGLIGPDGAGKTTMLRVIAGILKPDSGEAFVCGHSCETELSAVKNSIAYMSQKFGLYPDMTVLENIKFYADLYGVGKKGMRSRIDELLDFSYMKPFKHRQAGKLSGGMKQKLQLICALVHKPEVLLLDEPTNGVDPVSRRDFWRILYGLSAEGMTILMSTAYLDEAERCGVVGLMQGGRIIAEGTPADVVKQSGLKVLSVRSGGDKGLVKRLKSALGGGRVHAYGDRIRVLSTDTEADGVRLKELAGTDSEHEKPMLEDIFMSIGEGSDADEHILSLIADGAGGNSGTALDVSGLTKRFGDFTAVNNISLTVPYGEIFGFLGPNGAGKSTTIKILCGLLPATEGQGMVGGIDIVHKPELIKSKIGYMSQKFSLYEDLKVYENIDFYGGVYGLTGRELAERRDWSLKLAGLEDRKDMMTSELVGGWRQRLALACAILHRPSIVFLDEPTSGADPASRRLFWAIINELAHSGVTVFVSTHYMEEAEYCDRLALIFRGDMIAMGTPAELKRSLDKDKMEDVFITLIERADK from the coding sequence ATGGACAGGGCTGATCATGCTGTCGTTGCCGACAGTGTATGCAAACGCTACGGCGCATCCGTTGCGGCGGACAATGTTTCGCTGAAGGTGAGCCGTGGGCAGATATACGGCCTGATAGGTCCCGACGGAGCCGGCAAGACCACCATGCTCCGTGTGATTGCGGGAATACTTAAGCCCGACAGCGGCGAGGCGTTTGTCTGCGGACACTCCTGCGAAACTGAACTTTCGGCTGTCAAAAACTCAATAGCCTACATGAGTCAGAAATTCGGTCTTTATCCCGACATGACCGTTCTGGAAAATATAAAATTCTATGCCGACCTATACGGCGTCGGGAAGAAAGGGATGCGCAGCCGCATCGACGAGCTTCTCGATTTCAGCTATATGAAACCATTCAAACACAGGCAGGCGGGTAAACTCTCCGGCGGCATGAAACAGAAGCTGCAGCTTATCTGCGCCCTTGTCCACAAGCCGGAGGTGCTGCTTCTGGACGAACCTACAAACGGTGTCGATCCTGTTAGCCGTAGAGACTTCTGGCGGATACTTTACGGTCTGTCGGCGGAGGGCATGACGATACTCATGAGCACTGCGTATCTGGACGAGGCGGAACGGTGCGGAGTGGTGGGGCTGATGCAGGGCGGGCGGATAATCGCCGAGGGAACTCCTGCGGATGTGGTTAAACAGAGCGGGCTGAAAGTGCTGAGTGTCAGAAGCGGCGGGGACAAAGGGCTTGTGAAACGGCTTAAATCGGCACTGGGCGGCGGACGTGTGCATGCCTACGGCGACAGGATAAGGGTTCTGTCAACGGACACAGAGGCTGACGGCGTGCGCCTGAAAGAGCTTGCCGGAACTGACTCTGAGCATGAAAAACCCATGCTTGAGGATATCTTTATGAGCATCGGCGAGGGTTCCGATGCGGATGAACATATCCTTTCGCTCATTGCGGACGGGGCGGGCGGCAACAGCGGCACAGCCCTTGATGTCAGCGGCCTGACCAAGCGTTTCGGCGATTTTACGGCAGTGAACAACATCAGCCTGACCGTGCCCTACGGCGAGATATTCGGCTTTCTTGGGCCGAACGGAGCGGGCAAGAGCACCACGATAAAGATACTCTGCGGGCTATTGCCTGCAACAGAGGGGCAGGGCATGGTGGGCGGAATCGACATCGTCCATAAGCCGGAGCTGATAAAGTCAAAAATAGGCTACATGAGCCAGAAGTTTTCATTATACGAAGATCTTAAGGTTTACGAGAATATAGATTTCTACGGCGGCGTATACGGCCTGACAGGCAGGGAACTGGCGGAAAGGCGTGACTGGTCGCTGAAACTGGCGGGGCTTGAGGACAGAAAAGATATGATGACCTCCGAGCTTGTGGGCGGATGGCGGCAGAGGCTGGCTCTTGCATGCGCCATTCTGCATAGACCCTCCATAGTTTTTCTGGACGAACCCACCAGCGGGGCAGACCCTGCCAGCAGAAGGCTTTTCTGGGCTATCATAAACGAGCTTGCCCACAGCGGAGTGACGGTTTTCGTCAGCACCCATTACATGGAGGAGGCGGAATACTGCGACAGACTTGCGCTGATATTCCGTGGAGACATGATAGCCATGGGCACTCCGGCGGAGCTGAAAAGATCGCTAGACAAGGATAAGATGGAGGACGTTTTCATCACTCTGATAGAGAGGGCGGACAAATGA
- a CDS encoding ABC transporter ATP-binding protein, whose protein sequence is MENILEVKGLTMDFGGLRAVDSVDLYVKEKEIVALIGPNGAGKTTFFNCVTGIYTPTGGDILVRSNKGDAVRINGFKPNRVTERGLGRTFQNIRLFPNMTVLENVMIGKHCRLSAKIFGALFRDKKTRAEELKAAQECYTILEKLGLEKTCDELASNLPYGDQRKLEIARALATEPKMLLLDEPAAGMNPQETVELTHLIRRIRDTEQIAILLIEHDMKLVMNLSERIYVMDHGQRIATGTPVEIRNNPEVIKAYLGEDIDA, encoded by the coding sequence ATGGAAAATATTCTTGAAGTAAAAGGACTCACCATGGACTTCGGCGGCTTGCGGGCTGTGGATTCTGTGGATTTATATGTTAAAGAGAAAGAGATCGTGGCTCTCATCGGCCCCAACGGAGCAGGAAAAACCACATTCTTCAACTGCGTAACAGGTATCTATACCCCCACAGGCGGCGATATCCTCGTCCGCTCTAACAAGGGAGATGCCGTGCGCATAAACGGCTTCAAGCCCAACAGGGTCACAGAAAGAGGTCTGGGAAGAACCTTCCAGAACATCCGCCTGTTCCCCAACATGACCGTGCTTGAAAACGTTATGATCGGTAAGCACTGCCGTCTTTCGGCAAAAATATTCGGCGCACTGTTCCGTGACAAAAAGACACGGGCGGAGGAGCTGAAAGCCGCTCAGGAGTGCTACACAATTCTTGAGAAGCTCGGACTTGAAAAAACATGTGACGAGCTGGCGAGCAACCTGCCTTACGGCGACCAGAGAAAACTGGAGATAGCAAGGGCACTGGCAACAGAACCCAAAATGCTCCTGCTGGACGAACCTGCCGCAGGTATGAACCCGCAGGAAACAGTCGAACTTACACATCTTATCCGCAGGATAAGAGATACGGAGCAGATAGCCATTCTGCTTATTGAACATGATATGAAACTTGTTATGAACCTGTCCGAGCGCATCTATGTTATGGATCACGGACAGAGGATCGCCACCGGAACTCCTGTTGAGATCCGCAACAATCCCGAGGTCATCAAGGCATATCTGGGGGAGGATATTGATGCTTGA
- a CDS encoding ABC transporter permease produces MVTKLRAMLVKELKQMLRDPKMRVVVFVMPLLQLLVFSFALTMDVKNIDIAVLDYDKSSESRAVADSFEASGYFFIEYRPESISDIKRLMDRGDVRGAVVFPEGFEKDVLSGRGASVQVIADGTMSNDAGIIINYASGVVSTYAAGRNIGVRDGAGVVFQHRNLFNPNLLSRFYYVPGLISLMIMVTSMILTSIAIVREKEIGTIEQVMVTPISRTEFIIGKTLPFMITGLFTTTMMFVLARIIFGISIRGNPFLLFIIVLLSIVTYLGLALLVSAASRTQQQALLTSFFLMMPSALLSGYMFPVANMPEAVQYFTALVPMRWSLEGIIGVVVKGATAAELSKQLLWLSGHALFFFVFASLKFKKTLE; encoded by the coding sequence ATGGTTACGAAACTGCGGGCAATGCTCGTTAAGGAACTGAAACAGATGCTCCGTGACCCGAAGATGCGGGTGGTGGTGTTCGTTATGCCGCTGCTTCAGCTTCTGGTGTTCTCCTTCGCCCTTACTATGGACGTTAAGAACATTGACATCGCAGTTCTGGACTATGACAAATCATCCGAAAGCCGTGCGGTTGCGGACAGTTTCGAGGCCAGCGGCTATTTTTTCATAGAATACAGACCGGAAAGCATTTCCGATATAAAGCGTCTGATGGACAGAGGGGATGTGCGGGGAGCGGTTGTATTCCCCGAAGGATTTGAAAAGGACGTTCTGTCGGGCAGGGGTGCTTCGGTTCAGGTTATCGCCGACGGAACCATGAGCAACGATGCGGGGATAATCATAAACTATGCATCAGGTGTCGTAAGCACCTATGCGGCGGGCAGGAATATTGGCGTTCGTGACGGGGCGGGGGTTGTGTTTCAACACAGAAACCTCTTCAACCCGAACCTGCTCAGCAGGTTTTACTATGTGCCGGGGCTTATCAGCCTTATGATAATGGTCACCAGCATGATACTGACCAGTATTGCGATAGTTCGGGAGAAGGAGATAGGAACCATCGAACAGGTGATGGTGACACCAATCAGCCGGACGGAGTTCATAATCGGAAAGACCCTGCCGTTCATGATCACGGGGCTTTTCACAACCACCATGATGTTCGTTCTGGCACGGATCATCTTCGGGATAAGCATCCGTGGGAATCCGTTTCTGCTGTTTATTATCGTCCTTTTAAGCATAGTGACCTATCTGGGGCTTGCGCTTCTGGTGAGTGCGGCTTCCAGAACCCAGCAGCAGGCGCTTCTGACATCTTTTTTCCTGATGATGCCCAGTGCCCTTTTAAGCGGCTATATGTTTCCTGTGGCAAACATGCCGGAGGCCGTGCAGTATTTCACGGCTCTTGTGCCCATGCGGTGGAGTCTGGAGGGTATCATAGGCGTGGTGGTGAAGGGAGCGACAGCGGCGGAGCTTTCGAAACAGCTTCTCTGGCTGTCAGGGCATGCGCTTTTCTTCTTTGTTTTCGCATCGCTCAAATTTAAAAAAACTCTGGAATAG
- a CDS encoding TetR/AcrR family transcriptional regulator — translation MKKNAKQKILEAAMDVFGEQGFRAATVREICKKAGVNIALVNYHFKSKKLLYMELFNAISADIDTKYPMSRYVNPEMKKEDKLKGLIQMFVHRFFGPDGLGSSKPRLRLVNREMLEPTEVMELIILQKMADIKAVGTGIFREYLGEDLPEERINLFIISVLAQCAYPMFASEILKGAGLIRSGEPEFCKYLVDHVYHFTVSALEQMRGK, via the coding sequence GTGAAAAAGAACGCAAAGCAGAAAATTCTTGAAGCGGCAATGGATGTCTTCGGGGAGCAGGGTTTTCGTGCGGCCACTGTGCGGGAGATCTGCAAAAAGGCCGGAGTTAACATCGCACTGGTGAACTACCACTTCAAAAGCAAAAAACTTCTATATATGGAACTGTTTAACGCCATATCGGCGGATATTGACACCAAATATCCCATGAGCAGATATGTTAATCCCGAAATGAAGAAGGAGGATAAGCTGAAAGGGCTTATCCAGATGTTCGTACACAGGTTTTTCGGTCCCGACGGGCTTGGCAGTTCAAAACCCAGACTGAGGCTTGTTAACAGGGAGATGCTGGAACCCACTGAGGTCATGGAGCTTATCATCCTTCAGAAGATGGCGGATATCAAGGCTGTCGGAACGGGAATATTCCGTGAATATCTGGGTGAAGATCTTCCGGAAGAACGCATAAACCTGTTTATCATCAGTGTTCTGGCGCAGTGCGCCTATCCAATGTTCGCCTCTGAGATTCTGAAAGGGGCCGGGCTTATCAGATCAGGTGAGCCGGAGTTCTGTAAATATCTGGTGGATCATGTATATCACTTTACCGTAAGCGCACTGGAGCAGATGCGGGGAAAATAG
- the queC gene encoding 7-cyano-7-deazaguanine synthase QueC, whose amino-acid sequence METNNAALVVFSGGQDSTTCLGWALKKFEKVHTISFGYGQNHSIELVQAEKIAAKTGVSFKNVDISFFAGLVDSALTTKGADVTERHPRLKNLPASYVPNRNALFLTLAHAYAQLKNCDHLVTGVCETDFSGYPDCRKVFTDAMENALNLGSETELVIHTPLMYLNKAQTFKLAEDCGVLDIVLEDSHTCYNGDRSVRHAWGYGCGDCPACVLRAKGYEEYINAF is encoded by the coding sequence ATGGAAACTAACAACGCCGCACTGGTGGTATTTTCCGGCGGACAGGACAGCACAACCTGTCTGGGCTGGGCTTTGAAAAAGTTTGAAAAGGTACACACAATATCGTTCGGCTACGGCCAGAACCATTCGATAGAGCTTGTTCAGGCGGAAAAGATTGCCGCTAAGACGGGCGTCAGCTTTAAAAACGTGGATATATCATTCTTTGCAGGTCTTGTGGATTCCGCACTGACCACAAAGGGTGCGGATGTCACCGAACGCCATCCCAGACTTAAAAATCTGCCCGCCTCATACGTTCCCAACCGCAATGCGCTGTTTCTGACCCTCGCACATGCCTATGCACAGCTTAAGAACTGTGACCATCTGGTGACGGGCGTATGCGAGACCGATTTTTCGGGCTATCCGGACTGCCGCAAAGTGTTCACCGATGCAATGGAGAATGCGCTGAATCTGGGGAGCGAAACGGAGCTTGTGATCCATACTCCGCTGATGTATCTGAACAAGGCGCAGACGTTTAAACTGGCAGAGGATTGCGGGGTGCTGGATATTGTTCTTGAGGACAGCCACACCTGCTACAACGGCGACAGAAGCGTGAGACACGCATGGGGATACGGCTGCGGGGATTGTCCTGCCTGTGTTCTGCGGGCGAAAGGATATGAAGAATATATTAATGCGTTCTGA
- the lysA gene encoding diaminopimelate decarboxylase, protein MSEKKVPFTKDQIEKIIEKFPTPFHIYDEKAILENARRLKKAFAWAPKFQEYFAVKALPNPSIMKVLKKEGFGADCSSMAELLLCEMADITGEQIMFTSNETPAYEYQKAFSQNAIINLDDFTHIQYLEESCGTLPEVICFRYNPGPLKGGNEIIGTPQEAKYGLTREQMFEAYRVMKEKGCKRFGMHTMVASNELNVDYFVETAVILFEMAAEIAEQIGIDLEFINLGGGIGIPYKPEQHEVNLEELGEKVRVQYEKILASKGLKPYIYLECGRVITGPYGYLVTTAVHEKHIYKEYIGVDACMANLMRPGMYGAYHHVTVMGKENAEKDHVYDVVGSLCENCDKFAVDRKLPKIDKGDIVVIHDTGAHGHAMGFNYNGKLRSAELLLKEDGNVELIRRAETHDDLFATLKF, encoded by the coding sequence ATGTCAGAAAAAAAAGTACCGTTCACCAAAGACCAGATCGAGAAAATTATCGAAAAATTTCCTACGCCTTTCCACATTTATGATGAAAAGGCCATCCTTGAAAATGCAAGAAGACTGAAAAAGGCGTTCGCATGGGCACCTAAGTTTCAGGAATATTTCGCAGTTAAGGCACTGCCTAACCCCAGCATCATGAAAGTGCTGAAAAAAGAGGGGTTCGGAGCCGACTGCAGCTCAATGGCGGAACTTTTGCTTTGTGAAATGGCGGACATCACAGGCGAACAGATAATGTTCACTTCAAACGAAACACCCGCATATGAATACCAGAAGGCATTCTCTCAGAACGCCATCATCAACCTTGACGACTTCACTCACATTCAGTACCTCGAAGAATCATGCGGAACACTGCCAGAGGTAATCTGCTTCCGCTATAACCCCGGCCCCCTTAAAGGCGGCAATGAGATCATCGGCACGCCTCAGGAGGCTAAATACGGCCTTACCCGTGAGCAGATGTTCGAGGCCTACAGGGTTATGAAAGAGAAGGGATGCAAACGCTTCGGCATGCACACCATGGTTGCTTCAAACGAACTGAACGTTGACTACTTTGTCGAAACAGCGGTCATTCTGTTCGAAATGGCGGCTGAAATAGCCGAGCAGATAGGAATCGACCTTGAGTTCATCAACCTCGGCGGCGGAATCGGCATTCCCTACAAACCCGAACAGCACGAAGTTAATCTTGAGGAGCTGGGCGAAAAAGTAAGGGTTCAGTACGAAAAGATACTGGCATCCAAAGGCCTTAAACCCTATATCTACCTTGAGTGCGGAAGGGTTATCACAGGACCTTACGGCTACCTTGTGACAACTGCCGTCCACGAAAAGCACATCTATAAGGAATATATCGGCGTTGACGCATGCATGGCAAACCTGATGCGCCCCGGCATGTACGGCGCATATCACCATGTCACCGTCATGGGCAAGGAGAACGCAGAGAAAGACCACGTTTATGACGTTGTCGGCTCTCTGTGCGAAAACTGCGACAAGTTCGCCGTGGACAGAAAACTTCCCAAGATCGACAAGGGCGACATAGTGGTTATCCACGACACAGGCGCACACGGCCACGCAATGGGCTTCAACTACAATGGCAAGCTCCGCTCGGCGGAACTGCTGCTGAAAGAGGACGGCAATGTGGAACTTATCCGCAGAGCCGAAACCCACGACGACCTGTTCGCAACACTGAAGTTCTAA
- a CDS encoding efflux RND transporter periplasmic adaptor subunit: MKKIIAAAVLAVLIAAGVFYLSGKRGNGNENVEFSGTVEVTDVVLSFKTSGRLVEVGYKEGDTVPAGAVAARLDDADQKLAVKTAEANVAVSEAALQELLAGSRRQEIQNAEAAVDMANAALMRSKDDMEQARADRARFEYLYQNSGLSKYDFEQIDTKYNKSVSTVKEAEGAVKSAKEKLSLALEGTRSETIKKAYAALELAKSQLMTAKQNLEYTALTSPITGRVLTRAAEPGEFVQTGSAIMNVADLNDSWVRGYIGEKVLGRVHLGDVVEIRSDSYPDKVFKGRVSFIADEAEFTPKSVQTPEERVNFMYRIKVVLDNEGQMLKTGMPVDGTIVLSR, encoded by the coding sequence ATGAAAAAAATAATCGCAGCGGCAGTATTGGCGGTTCTGATTGCGGCAGGAGTCTTTTATCTCAGCGGAAAGAGAGGGAACGGAAACGAAAACGTTGAGTTCTCCGGCACTGTTGAGGTGACTGATGTCGTTCTGTCGTTTAAAACATCCGGACGTTTAGTGGAGGTCGGCTATAAGGAGGGTGACACCGTACCTGCGGGTGCTGTTGCAGCCCGACTGGACGATGCCGATCAGAAACTGGCGGTTAAGACAGCCGAGGCGAACGTTGCCGTAAGCGAGGCGGCGCTTCAGGAACTGCTGGCGGGAAGCCGCAGACAGGAGATTCAGAACGCAGAGGCCGCAGTGGACATGGCCAATGCCGCCCTGATGCGCTCAAAGGACGATATGGAACAGGCGAGAGCCGACAGGGCGAGGTTCGAATATCTTTATCAGAACAGCGGCCTGAGCAAATATGACTTCGAACAGATAGACACAAAGTACAACAAATCCGTGAGCACCGTAAAAGAGGCCGAAGGTGCGGTGAAATCCGCAAAGGAGAAGCTGAGCCTTGCCCTTGAGGGGACACGGAGCGAGACCATAAAGAAAGCTTACGCCGCACTGGAGCTTGCCAAAAGCCAGCTTATGACGGCGAAGCAGAACCTTGAATATACTGCACTCACAAGCCCTATAACGGGCAGAGTGCTCACCCGTGCGGCGGAGCCGGGAGAGTTTGTCCAGACAGGAAGCGCAATCATGAACGTTGCCGATCTGAACGATTCGTGGGTACGGGGTTACATAGGCGAGAAGGTTCTGGGCAGGGTACATCTTGGCGATGTGGTCGAGATACGCAGTGACTCCTATCCTGACAAGGTTTTCAAAGGCAGGGTGAGCTTCATAGCTGATGAAGCGGAGTTCACTCCGAAATCCGTCCAGACTCCGGAGGAGCGGGTGAACTTCATGTACAGAATAAAAGTTGTTCTGGACAACGAGGGGCAGATGCTTAAGACCGGAATGCCTGTGGACGGAACCATTGTCCTGAGCAGGTAA
- a CDS encoding ABC transporter permease codes for MMNPRRLKAVAVKEFIHIIRDWRSLFLAVAIPVMLILLFGYALNTDLKNIPTAVADYSDTPQSRELISLFDGSDYFHVTARADGFDDIQKLMREQKALVGIIIKKDFAKKLLRHEATEVQVLVDGSDANTGRMALNYVQALSVIYNTKITAKAAYMGVQPRAWYNQGMVSTYMIVPGILAIVMSVIAAMLASVTVAREWETGTMEQLISTPVTQLELTFGKFIPLYCIGLADIIIAVGLGRLVFDVPMRGNPALLFFVATLFLTGVLFFGLVLSINLKKQVLANQIALITGFLPTMILSGFVFTISNMPLPIQALTYIFPARYFVSMLKSIYLKGVGLEIIYANFLFLCAYTLIMIVIANKRLKLRLN; via the coding sequence ATGATGAACCCCAGACGGCTCAAGGCCGTTGCAGTTAAAGAGTTCATACACATCATCCGTGACTGGCGCAGTCTGTTTCTGGCTGTTGCTATCCCCGTCATGCTTATCCTGCTGTTCGGCTATGCCCTTAACACCGACCTTAAAAATATCCCCACCGCCGTTGCGGACTATTCCGATACCCCCCAGAGCAGGGAGCTGATAAGCCTGTTCGACGGTTCGGACTATTTCCATGTGACCGCCCGTGCGGACGGATTCGACGACATTCAGAAGCTCATGAGGGAGCAGAAGGCTCTGGTGGGCATCATTATAAAGAAGGATTTCGCAAAAAAACTGCTGAGGCACGAGGCCACAGAGGTTCAGGTGCTTGTGGACGGCAGTGATGCCAACACTGGACGCATGGCTCTGAACTACGTTCAGGCGCTTTCGGTGATATATAACACCAAGATAACCGCCAAGGCCGCATACATGGGGGTTCAGCCCCGTGCATGGTACAATCAGGGCATGGTGAGCACCTATATGATTGTGCCCGGGATTCTGGCAATTGTAATGTCGGTCATCGCCGCCATGCTCGCCAGTGTCACCGTTGCGAGGGAATGGGAGACGGGCACTATGGAACAGCTCATAAGCACTCCCGTAACACAGCTTGAGCTGACATTCGGGAAATTCATCCCGCTTTACTGCATAGGTCTGGCGGATATTATAATAGCGGTGGGGCTTGGGCGGCTTGTGTTCGACGTTCCCATGCGGGGTAACCCCGCTCTGCTGTTTTTCGTGGCGACGCTGTTCCTGACGGGTGTTCTGTTCTTCGGGCTGGTGCTCAGCATCAACCTGAAAAAACAGGTTCTGGCCAACCAGATAGCTCTTATCACCGGCTTTCTGCCGACGATGATACTCAGCGGGTTCGTGTTCACCATATCGAATATGCCCCTGCCAATTCAGGCACTGACATACATCTTCCCCGCCCGCTATTTCGTTTCGATGCTGAAAAGCATCTACCTGAAGGGAGTGGGACTTGAGATAATTTACGCAAATTTTCTGTTTCTTTGTGCGTACACACTGATAATGATTGTTATTGCGAATAAACGGCTGAAACTGAGGTTGAACTGA
- a CDS encoding peptidylprolyl isomerase produces the protein MVFETTQGKIVFKLFPKEAPKTVENFVGLVNKGYYNGVIFHRIIKDFMIQGGDPTGTGRGGESIWGTRFQDEFSQLIFNKKGLLAMANAGPNTNGSQFFITTVPTPWLDNRHTIFGEVVEGYDVVQKLENVRTGYGDRPVEEQKIIKATVLK, from the coding sequence GTGGTTTTCGAGACCACACAGGGCAAAATAGTTTTCAAACTCTTCCCCAAGGAAGCTCCGAAAACTGTTGAGAACTTCGTCGGTCTGGTTAATAAAGGCTACTACAACGGTGTGATTTTCCACCGTATCATCAAAGATTTCATGATTCAGGGCGGCGACCCCACAGGCACAGGCCGTGGCGGAGAGTCGATCTGGGGCACCAGATTTCAGGATGAATTCAGCCAGCTCATCTTCAACAAAAAAGGCCTTCTGGCTATGGCGAACGCAGGCCCCAACACAAACGGCAGCCAGTTCTTCATAACAACAGTGCCCACTCCCTGGCTGGACAACCGCCACACAATCTTCGGCGAAGTTGTTGAGGGATATGATGTTGTTCAGAAACTGGAGAACGTCAGAACCGGATACGGCGACAGACCCGTTGAAGAGCAGAAGATCATCAAGGCTACTGTTCTGAAGTAA
- a CDS encoding ABC transporter ATP-binding protein yields MLEISNINAFYGNIQALHDVSIKIKPGEIITLIGANGAGKTTTLMSISGIVQPKTGEIRFNGEVISGKKPDKIVQMGLAHVPEGRHIFPYLTVMENLDLGAYLRKDKDNVKKDLEHVFDLFPRLRERKNQQGGTLSGGEQQMLAISRALMARPKMLLLDEPSLGLAPLIVKQIFDIIKRINQEDGTTIFLVEQNANLALKVAHRGYVMENGHIILEDEAHKLLVNEDVKKAYLGI; encoded by the coding sequence ATGCTTGAGATCAGCAACATCAATGCATTTTACGGTAACATTCAGGCTCTGCACGATGTTTCGATAAAGATCAAGCCGGGCGAAATCATAACCCTTATCGGTGCAAACGGAGCAGGGAAAACAACTACGCTCATGTCCATCAGCGGCATTGTTCAGCCGAAAACCGGCGAGATACGCTTCAACGGAGAAGTTATCAGCGGGAAAAAGCCTGACAAGATCGTCCAGATGGGTCTGGCGCACGTTCCCGAGGGAAGACACATCTTCCCCTATCTCACAGTAATGGAGAACCTTGACCTCGGCGCATATCTGCGCAAGGACAAGGACAACGTTAAAAAAGACCTTGAGCACGTTTTCGACCTCTTCCCGAGGCTGCGTGAAAGAAAGAATCAGCAGGGCGGAACCCTTTCCGGCGGCGAACAGCAGATGCTTGCCATCTCCCGTGCGCTTATGGCCAGACCAAAAATGCTGCTTCTGGATGAACCTTCTCTGGGTCTTGCCCCTCTTATAGTTAAGCAGATCTTCGATATCATCAAACGTATCAATCAGGAGGACGGCACAACCATCTTCCTCGTTGAGCAAAACGCAAACCTTGCCCTTAAGGTGGCTCACAGAGGATATGTTATGGAAAACGGACATATCATCCTTGAGGACGAGGCGCACAAACTGCTGGTGAACGAAGACGTTAAAAAGGCATATCTGGGGATATAA